GCTGTGGAGATAACCGACAGTGGGGGAGCCGGTCGGCGTCACGAAGCTGGAGGAAGGACAGGGCAGAGTGAGGGTAGAAGCTTGGGCTAGGCTGTCAGTGGTGGCGCCAGGGTGCAGGAGTGAAACAGTTGAGTTTCATTTTTATTTCCATTTGAACTGAAGTATTCAGGGGCATGTTCAAAATCTGCATATTTTTCAACTGGTGTAAAAAAATTCAACTTTTCATATGGCATGCATCAAATAAGATGTTTTACAAAGTCATATATTACATAGGATGATTTATAGTGGCATATTTTCACATTTCACATATCTTCAGTGGTACCTATCAAAAATTGTTGATCAATGTAAATAATGGTATTCGAACAAacagcagaaaaaaaaagataaatgttGCACAATGAACTGCTTCATGCATTTCACCAGGGGAATATCAGGTGGATGGCACGACATCAGCTCTACACTAACTGAAATGCTGCCATCATAAGTCCAACTAATGCAATGATAATTTGCGGCAGACGGTATGATTGATCCAGGAAAGCGATATGCCAATATCAACTACCTAATGTAGACAAAAGGGGAAAAATGTGTCTGCAAAAAACTGGTCATCCACATCTAATACCTAATTAATGCTCATTGCAGAATGGTAAATTTGGAATAACATAATACACATAACAAGAGCACACATCTTAGCAAACGAAGAGTATCCTAAGCAGTATAATACTCTGGTTAAAACAACAAACCTTGCTTGGTGCAGTTGTGCAGCTTTGTTCTTTGAAACAAAGTGGGTCATCTTATCATGAAGTCTCTCACTTGCCTACAATAGTCATGGTTAAACATACAGTTATCAAAAGCATGAATCATGTAGGGAGGTACATTAAGGAGTATTCTTCTCACGTCTGCTATATGGGCATGCCTAAGCTCAAGCCAGACAGGGTCATGATCTTCTAACAGGACCTCCTTTTTTTCAGTTGCTGACCCATTTTTACTTGGAACCTTTTTATTTCATTTCAGTCACAGAAAAGAACCCATTAATATCTACAGAGACAATAGAACAGAATACAACATGGAAACATCGACACGTGCGTTTATATACTCACCTCATGAACATACTTGTTGCCATCCATACATAGCAGATCATGGCACATGGCATCATACGTCCATTCATGAATAATTGGTGCAATCTAAAGAAACAAAGTAGCATAAAATGAATAACACTATATACTCAATGTAGAACAGAACCCGGAGGTTAAACTATATCACGGGTATGTTCGACATGTACCTGGTCTATTGAACGGTCTACTATAAGTAATTCACATGTTTCTGTTTGAGGAAATTCAGGTATTGTCATTTTATACTTCGCAAGGCAATTCCATACACCAGCAGCAAGCTTTGTGGGGACCAAGTCTCGTAGTGTTGTCATTGTAGAAGCATCAATTGTCTTGGCAACACGGTAGTGTACACGGGGAAATTCCTGTAATGTATATATAGAACAATGCATTTTAATACATTATAAGCAAGCAGTTGGTTGAAACCAACTTGCACACAGGTCAAGCATTAAAGTTCTTTTTGGAAGTTGGATGGGGGCATTATTAAGAAATAACAATTATAACAAAGCTATCGCCAAAATCTAACTCTCGGACGATAACATCAGCGAAGCTCCACCATCTACTTTGTCTCTATTTTCCAGGAGTTAATACCAGACTACCCCCAAGTTCACTTCCTactaaattatttttttcttgtttcaaCAGATGATGGTTGTTCCACCTAGAGATTACTTTGCAAGGAGACTATCCTTTTCCATCATAAATCGGATAGTTTAAATAAGAGCAAATGTGGGCTGGGTAAGGCCACCACAGAATCTGGCTAATGGTGACCAGGAAAGCTAACAGCTAATCATGAGTCGGGCTGGCTAGTTCTGTCATTTAGGTCAAAAGGATCCACAGGACATCATGATCAACAAATATATTACGATGGGGAAGCTGATGTGGGGGACTATCCACACTCCAGCATCTAGATTTCCTCTGCCTGACCTAGTACAGTGGAGGCCATAGACAATTAAGACTGCACTCCCATATCCTTCTACTCCATATCCAGTCCACATAAATTGTAAGAACTAAGAAGGATAAATTGCGTATGAATCGTGGGTTTGTATTGCATTAGCCTCGAGGGCGATTATATAGGAGCCACAGTCATAGTGAAGCAACATGAACAGACAGGATGGAGAACAAttgagaccccccccccccccttctctCCCCAAGTCGGAACTTCGGTGCGAATGTTATGGCTGGAGAGGAAACCAGGAAAAGCTCGTGCAGATGATAGCCCCTTAGTGCCGAAGTAGCATAGGTCGAGGTGGATGTGATCGAAGCTGTGCAGGAATCGTAGGTCCGAGGCGGCAACAAAGGCGCATCAGTACAGAAAATTAGCAGCCTTTTGCCAACATGTTCATCAGTACACGGTGCAGCTAAAGTGCGTCACTGCGTCTTCCTTCAGCAACAGCAGTGGCAGTGTCTGCGAGTTTGCAGCAATTGGCGCGGATTCGGATCGAGAGCCAGCGTGATGAAGCGGACCAGCAGCATGGATAGCgccaccgcctgaaaaggcaGCAACACCGGCAGTGATGGCCTGACTAGAGTGTCAGAGCTGCAGCCTGGTTAGGCGCAGCGGTAACCTCGTCCTCGGGAGTGTCAACAATGCAGGACGACGAAACGGCAAGGAGATGAAAACCAGATCCTTGATAGGGAAAAAAGAAACACGGTAACAAGTTGAACCTTGGGTACGGAGCCCAACAGCACTAAGGCCCGCTAGCAATGGCAGTGAAGCGGCAGGTGAAGGGCCGTGGTAGAAGAGCTGGGGCAAGGTGGCTCCGATGGAGCCCGTCCGACGATGGATCTCGACGAGGTCGCCGGCCCGAGCGGAGCGTAGCAGACCGGCGATGACATCAACAGACAGCGTGGTGGCCCGGTGCTCCAATGGCGTGGCAGCCCGGCACTTGCCCATGCGACCTTCACAGCTGCTCACTCGCGCTCAAGGCAGCAGCTAGGAGGAAATAAAGGCGGCGATGGGCCAGATATGCAGGCAGGTGCGATAGAGCAGGGGGGGGGATCGCCACGTGAGAGGTCGGTCATCTACAACTGTTTGACCACGACGGGCGCGGCACATCGAAGGGATCAGTCATGCATCCTACACGGGCGCTGCCCCCATTGGAGATCGGTCTCCACCTAGGGGCGGCGTGAGGGCAGCAGAAGGCGGAGACCTAGAAACCTAGACTCATAATACCATGCAGGAAGGATAGATTGTGTATGAATCGTGagttgtattgcattgagccccaAGGGTGAATATATAGGGGTACAAGACTTGGAGAGCTAGAAGCCTCCTCGAGATATTTCCTATAAAATTAGAAACATGGCACCACCCAACAAAAATGGCTGCAGAGATCAGGGATTTTCTTTTTTCAGCAACATGCCTTGCTTGCTGACCTTTTCCTATCACAAACTGCCTGGGTTCTTATCAGACTCTAATACGAATTTTCTGAAGGGCCTTTAACATGCAACCATACGCATATTTTTAGAGGCCAACAGTAACTATGAATATAACAATTTAAGGAGATCAGAATAGAGATGAGTCAGAAAGGAGCTGTCTGTTGGAATGGTAATCAGCAGGAGAAGCAAAGGTTGACAAAGAGCCGGCATGTGAAGGAGAGCATTGGAAGATGCATGTGAAGGAGAGCATTGGAAGATGCATGTGAAGGAGAGCATTGGAAGATGCCTGTTCGAAGACCTGGAAACTGCGCATCCCAGGAATGGTAATCAGCAGGAGAATCAAAGGTTGCCATAGAGCCGGCATGCAAAGGAGAGCCTTGGAAGCCGCCTGTTCGAAGACCTGGAAACTGTGCATCCCAGAAAGGCCATTTCAACTCCCTGACCTGTTCGAAAACCCACAATGTCTCTCCACCAAGTTTGCTGTCAACAATCATTATTGTCTTGGTATGCCTTTGCATGTAGTAACAATGCAATGGAGACGAAATGGATTGACCTAACTAGCAACCCATGGTGACATCAGAATCAATAAACATTCAGGGTTTCCTTGTCCACCAAACCTTATGGGTTGTGAATCATAGTTTGCTAGTAAGTTTAAGGTCAGGCGTTTGGTCCAGTCAGAGGGCTAATGAGACGACCAACCCACCTGTTTCCCTAGCATTACTCCATCTTCCTCAGTGCAGTAAAAACACTTTTTATTCATGCCTCATCACAACACAAAAAAGCAAATGAAAATGTACAGGCAACAGGAATTCGCAAGTAACATGTATATGCATACCCTCAATGATGCAAATACTGTGGATATACGAGTAGCCATTGTGTTCAGACAAGCATTGTACTTGTGTGACCCTTCTGCATTTTCACTAAAAAGTTCTTCCAATGCCCTCTCATGGTCTGTTGTGAAACCCTGCACGCGACAAAAAGCTGAGTGTCAATGAAACTCCTGGAAACCTGCTCATCACATTACTATACTAAATCCTTGGATACTTGTTCAGAAGCAGCCATGAATTATATCACTATTCTTACTAATACAGGTAATCCATTACCAGAAACCTGTGGGATACTCATAATTATATAGAACTCCTAGGGGTGGGCACAAAACCCGATGCCCAAAGTTCGAACCGGAAAAACCCGAGCCCAAACCCGAAGTACCTAAAACACAGAAAACCTGAAGCAATCTCAGGTAGCAAATTTGAAAACCTGAAATTATTTTGGGTAATTCGGGTTTGAAATCCTGGTACccaaatctatactataaagatcgaaaacaattgaaaacttTTTTCACCAATATTGGGCCCGCCGTACCTCTCACGCTAGACCCGCCTGTCAGGTGAAAGGGAGGTGGGAGGGGGTGTAGACACATAGAAATTGAGAGTTACGGATTGTTTCTGCCAAATAACAATTTTTTTGTCACCGTACCTCCGGATACCTGCCTATAGTTTTCCTTTGTCCATGTCGATCACGCCACCAGTCTTCTTTTCCTGCCACGCTGAGCGCGCCGCGCGGCCGACGCTCCCTAGCGCACCCGAGCATCCATACACCACCACCCCCCAGCTCCGCGTTGAAAGccaccacaccgccgccgcgctccgcgccCCTCGTCGCTCCTCAGCTTCGCGGTGAAAGTTgccgcgctgccgctgctggTGCACCCGGCACGCCCCCTCCTCCCGCCCGGCACGTGCCCGGTGGCCGAGGCGGCACCTCCTCGTGTCCTCCCTCTCGATCGTtcctgttggagtatattgagctcatgtatagaggcccattaagaggcccatgtataggtctatatatacccacccatctagggtttggaggtatACATCAATTATTTACCCTCCTACAGTTCCAACGCTAGGTGCCAGCTCCTTGCCCCCGGATCCATTGCTCCGAGTCTACTGCGGAGAGCACGAAGGAGTAGGATGTGTTGTGTACAAAACCACTCTTTAGTAGCAtcccagagaaaaaaaaactttttcctGCTTGCTAATAataaggctcatggcccttttTTTCCCTATAGTTCTTAGGTAATGCCAGTAACAAGAAAAAATCCATCATTTAAGAAAACCATTGTGTAATCATGCTTAGGGCCCACGTGCTACTTTGTTCAGGTTTGCGATATATGTTAGATCCTACTTTGGGGGTAAGAAAGATTTGAGCTACTAATCTTTGTATAGTTTAGTGTAGAAGAATTGTCATATGATTCATGTTTTCCTGATCATAATAATCTATTTATAGGTTTGAATGTTTGATCAATATtcatattttgctgaaaagaacGTAACTAATTATAGGTATGATGGATCCACAACTCAAGATTTTTCAAAATACGTGCGTGCCGAACGTACATTTTACTAGTAGCCTAAAATACCCGAACTTTAGTCCAACAGAGAGTTTCAGCACAGCCCATAGCTACAGCCCATCCTAGATACTAGGTATTTTTGTGCGTAACCCTAACATCTCCAGTTCCCCACTCCGCTACGGCGCTGCCCCCGTCAGGCTGCTAGCCGCAACTGCTCCCTCAGCTCAGCCTCTCCGCATCTCACCTCACCAGCATCTCCCTCACGCCGCTGTGCTGCCCCCCGCTGCTCCCTGTGGTGTGAGCCTGCTGCCTACTTCCGTCCATGCTCGCCGTGTGAGCCTGCTGCCAACTTCCGTCCGTGCTCGCCGGTGTGAGCCTGCTGCCTACTTCCGTCCATGCTCGCCGGTGGCTGCTTCTGGCTTCTAGCTGTCCCTTACGACGGGGATCCCATAGCGGTGATAAGAACAGCTGCAGGTCTGGCGTCAACATATCAGCGAGACCGACAACCAGCAAGCAAGTTCTCTTTAGATCTGCATCCCTTTTTAATGCTAATGTTCTGCTCCTCTTCTCGAATGTTGTATGCCTTGTTGGCTTGTTCGATTCATGGATGAAATCATGCAGCGTTTGTTGTTTAAGCTTGTTCTGTACAGCTTTGACTAGTTCATTGGAGATTTGAGTTTTTAATGTCTCGTTGTTTTGGAAATCTTGTTGCTTTGGATCTgctagcaatcagtttaataaAATCAAGCAGTTCGGTattacccgaacccgaattttcgggtacctGAAGTGTTGGGTTTTCATTATCTCGTGCAAATTTCGGGTAACAATTATCAAAACCCGAAATTTTTAAATAcacaaaaaacccgacccgaaattTTTGAGTTACCCGAATGCCCACCCATAGGTACTCGCTCCGTCCAGTTTACAAGGCGTAGTTTGATATGGCACGGTCTTCTAAATTACAATTTGATCATTCATTTATTTTATACTATAATTTTTATGATTATAAACTTAGGATTATTGGATAGTACATTTGATTACAAATCTATCCATATCAAGTTAGTTCTATAATAGTTAAAAATTGTTGgctaaattattggtcaaagattgtagagtttgaatcttgatatatgTGCACACCGACTGTAGGTAGTATGTTTATGTATCATTTTACAATAGAGTGTTGCTTTCATCTCTTCCTACTGTCAAAATACAACAAAAATActtaaaaggaaaagaaatgagGCATCATAATTGAATTCCTATGGAACTCAAACCAGACTGTTTGCTAAAGATGAGGCCTGAACTCCAGCCAATATTAGTTTCGATCTCCTGTAAACGGATCCAACAGGAGGAACCAAAATTCATCCTTATTCACCCCGCAAGAGTCTGAATAAGACAATTTTCTGTTCTTTATGACAATTTTTTGACTTAATAGAGCAAATATGTGGCCATCACTCTAATCAATCCTAGCTATATGATACAAGATGAGCCAACTCATGAGATATATGTAGTTCCAGAATTATATCGCAGCAAGACTGTATCAGCAAACAACGATCTATTTGAAGGAAAATGGTTACCTGAGAATCAATAGCAAAGTACTCCAAATTCATCTGGAAGATTAAAAAAACAAGATAAAATGAACAGTCGACATGACAATCTACAAAATACTTAAGTGAAGAAGAAAGAGGCAAGAGAGTCATTTAACCTCACTAAGTGCACCAATACGAGGTAGTACACTTGAATCCTTCTTAATTTGAGCAACTAATTCTTTATGTACGGGAGAACTGAAAAACACATATGCCCTGCAACACGAGTAATGCTATGTCAATAGATAGAACACCAAAGCAAGTGTACATAATAAAATGTGGTTGGATGTATATGTTGTACATACTTCTTGTACAAAGGGCTTCTTCCTGACATGTCAGATAGGAACATGACAATGCTGCAATCACCATAGTATGATGGTTAAGAGCATCAAATTAAAAGTGACACATATGGCTGCATGAAGAGCTCAACATTCGTTTTCTAACTTAATTAAGCATGTGTCATGCTCATGGGTGATAAGTGCAACCATATCAACAAACCGTGATGTCAACCCTCCACATTTTTGTTCACCCACATACACTGAAATAGAGAAATCTCTACAGAGATTGCCATGCTGGAAGTAATTTATTGATCTCTGGGTCCTGGAAATTAATTTACATTGACATACACCCTGAGTTAATTTCCCAACTTAACTCGATAGCTTATGCCTTTGGATGTAATTGTTGGCACATCAACTAAACGTGATGGTATAACCAGAGATACTAAGTTCAGACGAGATAGAGAATCGGGTGATGCtacttgaagaaaaaaaatgattaaTGAGAGTGGTCATTGGTTTCTCGTACATTGAATTGTTATGCTTTGGGTTCATATAAATTGAACCATTTGGCATTTTGGAGCCTCCTGTTCTAAAAGGACAGGCCCCAGTGCTGAACCTCCCACGTGATGTGGGGTCTGGAGCCTCCTGTTCTAAAAGAAAAAATTTTGTACGAAGGCCAGAGATAGCATAAACTGCAAAGTGCATATAAGATCAATATGTCCAATTATTGGGCCACTAATTCACAGTAAACTGCTTCAGATTTTACTAGCCAAACCAAGTACTGGAATATAGATAGCTGTTCTAGTCACACTTCTCCAATTACTAGGTTATAAGCATACATACGGCAAAAAATGAAAAGATTATCACCCTATGGTCCAAGATTTGTAATACAAACATTTCAAGCATGATAACTTACTTTTCTTTAGTTGGTTGGATGAAATATATGGCATCCAGTGAAGGCAATGGTTGCCTTCGTTTATATAAATCTTCAACCACTGCAGAAGAATTTTCATAGTTGGGACTTTATGTTAGATTACGCATCTAGTGGAAACTCTAAGACCCAATACCATATCTAACAAAAGCATTTGAATCCAAAGGAATTGTTGCAcaactcaaaaaaaaatatggaaAGAAACAAGGCAATAGATTATAAGCAGCCATattcaagaagttgaagaagaacaTATATGAAAAAAGGAGATGATTCAATTTGAGCTCAAGAAAGTGAGTTTCTCAACACTATTGTCATCGCTCAATAAAACTACATGATACAAatacaaaaaagaaaatataggtCTTATGGGATGGGATAATTTCAAGAATGGTTATCCACGATTTTCTCAGAATGTATGCTGCACGCACTGAGCAGGCCATATTACAAGAAATCAAGAATTGGTCTCTGAGTACTACATTACCACACTATTGTGGCGATATCAAAAAGGTCATTCCATCAGTCCAAGGGGTTTTTGCTTGGAAATACTCTGAACCAGGTGACTTCATAATTTCTTATAATGTAACTTGAAGAGTCTTCTACTGTAACTCTTAACTGAATTTTACAACCATCCCAAACCCCAAAAAAAGGACTCATTGACAATTATGGAGTCATTtgaaatctcccaaaaattgTTTAAAAAGATCTAGAAGTGATGTATGTTATTTCAAATGTCGCCTACAGATTTCATGACCACCCACACATGGTTAGGGATGTACAATAAAAGAAATGGGATATCTATGGCAGTGCATGATATATATACTGAACCTGATTTTTTGGCATGTAAAAAACATAAGGAATATGATTAAGATTATCCATTATGCCTGATTTAGCGCGTCCTaaatttatgattttttgtATTTAGGAGATCTAGAATACCTGAGCAATAGGTAACTGGTTTGCATTTGCATTTGCCACATGGTTTTTAAGGAGTCGCCTAGTCGTCCAGGCTGGAAAGAAATTGAGGCGTCCAGGGCGCCATGAATCGCCTAGGCGTCGATTTTCAACAAGGCGGGCGCCGCGCGGCAATGTGAAAACGAGCGGCGGGAGAGATGCGAAAACGAGCGAGAATCCGCACGCCTACACTTCCCGCTGCGATGTATCTGCTCGACGGTGCGGATTCTGAacgagagagggaaggagagaggtaAAGAGAGAGGGTGCAGGCCGCCAGCACCTGGAAtgatccgcggcggcgctctacTCCAACAATCTAGCCATGCCCACTCTCCAATCCCGTGGCTCCAGCCCCTTCTCCTCCAATCGATCTGCAATTCtgcatcttcttcctcttctccaacCAATCCGGGCGGACTCCCTCCTTGCTGCACCTAGGAGCTCTTGGTTATCCTCCGACGTGCCCACCTCTGCCTCCCTGCCGGCACCCCTTCCTGGAGCTACATCACGGGGATACAGGCGCTCTGCTCTGCATCACGGGGAAGGAAGAGATCTAGAAGGGGTGCCCACCTCTGCCTCCCTGCCGGCACCCCTTCCTGGAGCGGCTTGTGCATCTGCTCTGCTGTAGGGGCTGTTTTTTTTCTTGGCTTTTGTTGGAGCTGGTGCCAGATGCATGTGTGTGGCCATGTGCTGCTGCCAAGCTGCCTTTTTGCTTGGCTTTTGTGCATTGCCTTTTATTTATTTGGGGCTGCTGGAAGGAGGAGGATCAGTGCTACATGTGCTCTAAGAACTAGAAGCAGAAAGGTATATTTGTGCATGTTTGTGCTGCCTCTATTCTAGATGAGGGTATGTGTATGGAgttgcctcgccgcgcgccttaTTCGCCTAGGCGTCCGGAAGGGGTGGCTTGCCGCACCTCGCCTTTCCGCCTTAAAAACCATGATTTGCCACCTTCTATTTCATATATTTTTAGCACCAATGCAAAAGGAAACTTTGTCTTTGCAGAGTAAAAACCAAAACTCACAGCAAAGAATTAATTATGTGCGCCTACTTACATGAAACCCCTTCCTCTGTGATATCTGCCATCTTACATGCATATGACATAATCTTGACTGTAAACTTATCCATGATAAGAACCTAGAAAAGATCATAACAATTTGTGTACAGTTAGCAATAGTAAGAGGCAAACACTGTGGATtgacaaaataaaccaccacCAAGGAAAGTACTTCATTATATAAGGGCacatcaagaaaacaactcgAAATAAAGTGTCAAATGCAAAAAGGATACCTTCCATGTTGATTTCGAATTCTTCCTAGTTGATCTTAGCATTTCAAATAACAGACCTGTATTTATTAAAGCACAAGTAAACCTCTAAGTTAGAATACATGGATTGTAAGTACAACATGAAATATTTGCAAAACACAACAGCAGTGAGCAGCAAAATCCTTTTAGTCTCAGGCATTTCGGGGTAGGCAAGATGTTCGTAAAATACAGGCCATCACGAGCTGAATTAATATCACGAATGAAATAGTAAATGGACCACAAAAGTAGGCTGCAAAGGTCCACTGACATATGTAATCAGTTGAATAAAACAAATAAGACTGTAATGATGCAGTGATCACTAAAAAATTAAGCGTGCTAAATTACAAAAATATTGGATGGTTAACTCAGCAAATTATTAACAATGAGCTACACAAAAATGGCATGTCCACACAATTGTCAAGTATGCATGAAAATCACATCATATCATGGCTCTTCTTTTAGGCAATACTATGTGACTTTTTCTCAAAAGCAAATTATATATACAGAACATGTGATTTTTTAAGGCAATACTATGtgactttccaaaaaaaaatgtgtGGTAGAAAATGCCAACAATAGTTGCATAAGCAAACAACATCGACCCATATTGAACTAGCTATCAGTAAACAATCTCTTACCATTCCTAGAGCTCATTATTTCTATTAGTCCAACAATATCTCACCATATTTTGCTATACTCAATCCAGGAACTGTCGTTGGTTTTCAAAGTAAACTTTGGCCCTGTTACTTCTAACAGATATCAAATGGTTTGGCTGCTAGTGCACAAGCAAGCATATGCCACTTCATTTCATTGCCACTACTCAGTTGGAACAAGGCATCCGCACACATAAACAGTAAGCAATCCAGAAACAAATGTAACGAAACCGAGGGCAGACTTAAGCCACAAGTGCGGCTAATCCAGCAAGCCATCTCAGACGGGGCTGGCAATGCCGGATTCAAGCACCTTCGCGAGTAAAAGCCAACTCAGACGTACAATTCTCTACTGCGATTAGAGCTCCAGAGAAACAAATTACACGCTGGTATTTCCAGCAGCACAAGCAATTTTGCCAGATCCATTTCAACCACcactaccagcagcagcagtagcgcgCGAGCAAATCCAAAGCGGGACGGGGAGAAGGATAATTACGATCTCGCGTGATTTGGAGGAAACTCCGGTGGTCCCCGCCCTGCGAGGAGGTGTCCGAATCGAACGACATGGTGCCGGAGATCTTCCCCGCCTCCTGGTGCCGGCGATGGCTCCTTGGCCTGGACTCGTCGGCCGGAGAGATCACTCGGCCCCGACTTGGAGCAGCGGCCGGGGATCGGagcacgacggcgacgacgaggaagaGGAGCGGAAGCGGGAGACGGGGCGCGGGGCGCGAGATTGCCGCGTCAGAGTGCGGGAAAGGCCGGAAGGGGAAGCAACGCGGAGGAAGAGTCTTTCTGGGTTCTCGAAGAGGTCGTCGGCCGCCACCGGCCTACGTAATTACCGGACTACCCCGCTGCTGCTTTGGGGACTGGAAATAACTGCCCAGGCGGCAGACGCTCGGGGGTGGACAGATGGCCGGTGTCACTGCTCGCTCTTTGGCTCCTCGATGACCCGTGGGCCAGGAAGCGTGTGGCCCCATTGCTCATTGTTTGTTGTAGCTGTAGGGTGCTGTGCGGTTGGACGAGAGTTTGAATCCATGAGCTAAACTTTAGATCATGccatatagaaaaaaaaattaatatttaGAAAGATTAAATAAACATTAactataaaactaactgcagaacctcGGGGTTAAAATAAAAAACGAATTTAATAAGAtatattaatctatatttagcgGATGGTTACGGTAGCATCTCGCCCTGGGCATGCAAAAACCGAGAACCGAGAACCGAGGACTGAACCAAAAAAACCGAGAACCAGAGCCGAATCGAACCAAAACCGAGAACTTCGGTTCCTAGTTCTCAGGAACCGAAGTAGtcggttcggtttcggttccTAGGCCGGTTAACCGAAGAACCGACCGCATCATACATTCAGCCACGAAGACATGAAACTGGGGTGAGGCCCAACCAAAACCCTAACATACCCGTCCACCCCACCCCCAACCGGCCAGCCCCAGACCCCCTAGCGCCCACCCCTGACCCCCCATACCCAGAACCCCCGACCCGGCCGGCGAACCCCCAAGGCGGCGAGGCCCCGACGCGGCGACCCCAGCACCCCGCGCGCGGTCCCGGCGTCCGCACGGACCGCACCGGCGCACCCCTGCTCGCAGccagctgctcgccgccgctagCTCCGCCCAGTGCCCGGTCGGCCGCCGGCGCTTCGTCCTCCACCAGCCTCGTCGCCACGTCCGGCTCCAGCCCCATCTCTCCACCAAGCCGCCACCGCCCGTCGATCCCCGCCTGGATCTGGCACCCGCGTCCAGCTCCCGCCCGGCCGCCACCGCTTCGTCCTCCACTCTTCTCCCGGCGCGCgggtgaggggcggcggcgcacaccccgccggccagagcgggcgcggcggcggacacCTCTCGAGGTGTGCGACTCGGCGGCGCCGTGGCAGCGCCTATCTCGGCAGGCGCGCGGTGAGCTCCTGCACGGCTCAGCGGCATCGCAGCGACCCCTCCGctcggattttttttattttgtgaacTGTGTTGAGAGATGGTCTCGGTTCCTTCGGGTAGAACCGGAACCGAACTGAACTAACCGAAACCGAATTTGCTCGGTTCCTAACTATGaaaagaaccgatcggttcttATTTTCTAGGAACCG
This window of the Panicum virgatum strain AP13 chromosome 1K, P.virgatum_v5, whole genome shotgun sequence genome carries:
- the LOC120700203 gene encoding probable protein transport Sec1a isoform X1, whose product is MSFDSDTSSQGGDHRSFLQITRDRLLFEMLRSTRKNSKSTWKVLIMDKFTVKIMSYACKMADITEEGVSLVEDLYKRRQPLPSLDAIYFIQPTKENIVMFLSDMSGRSPLYKKAYVFFSSPVHKELVAQIKKDSSVLPRIGALSEMNLEYFAIDSQGFTTDHERALEELFSENAEGSHKYNACLNTMATRISTVFASLREFPRVHYRVAKTIDASTMTTLRDLVPTKLAAGVWNCLAKYKMTIPEFPQTETCELLIVDRSIDQIAPIIHEWTYDAMCHDLLCMDGNKYVHEVPSKNGSATEKKEVLLEDHDPVWLELRHAHIADASERLHDKMTHFVSKNKAAQLHQARNGGELSTRDLQKMVQALPQYSDQIDKLSLHVEIAGKLNNIIREQCLRDVGQLEQDLVFGDAGTKEVINFLRTQLGVSRENKLRLLMIYAALNPEKFESDKGAKLMQLAGLSDDDMIAVNNMRCLCGPDTKKSTGGGFTLKFDVHKKKHAHRKERTGEESAWALSRFYPVLEELIEKLSKGELPKDEYNCMNDPSPSAHGLPTTSSLRTSPAHSMRSRRTGGTWARPRGSDDGYSSDSVLKHASSDFKKLGQRIFVFVIGGATRSELRVAHKLSSKLKREVILGSSSLDDPPQFITKLKLMSVDELTLDDLQI
- the LOC120700203 gene encoding probable protein transport Sec1a isoform X2, whose amino-acid sequence is MSFDSDTSSQGGDHRSFLQITRDRLLFEMLRSTRKNSKSTWKVLIMDKFTVKIMSYACKMADITEEGVSLVEDLYKRRQPLPSLDAIYFIQPTKENIVMFLSDMSGRSPLYKKAYVFFSSPVHKELVAQIKKDSSVLPRIGALSEMNLEYFAIDSQGFTTDHERALEELFSENAEGSHKYNACLNTMATRISTVFASLREFPRVHYRVAKTIDASTMTTLRDLVPTKLAAGVWNCLAKYKMTIPEFPQTETCELLIVDRSIDQIAPIIHEWTYDAMCHDLLCMDGNKYVHEVPSKNGSATEKKEVLLEDHDPVWLELRHAHIADASERLHDKMTHFVSKNKAAQLHQARNGGELSTRDLQKMVQALPQYSDQIDKLSLHVEIAGKLNNIIREQCLRDVGQLEQDLVFGDAGTKEGVSRENKLRLLMIYAALNPEKFESDKGAKLMQLAGLSDDDMIAVNNMRCLCGPDTKKSTGGGFTLKFDVHKKKHAHRKERTGEESAWALSRFYPVLEELIEKLSKGELPKDEYNCMNDPSPSAHGLPTTSSLRTSPAHSMRSRRTGGTWARPRGSDDGYSSDSVLKHASSDFKKLGQRIFVFVIGGATRSELRVAHKLSSKLKREVILGSSSLDDPPQFITKLKLMSVDELTLDDLQI